The DNA window tggggtgtggtcagtgctattcacattccaacaactgtcattgaaacccgtctggcaaCAACTGTTGATGGGGGTTTCTTAGGGGGGGTCgctgaaatgtgagtttcacttttgtatgctaatgagggtcattggcatgagacacatcacctgggtcaatctgggggggggggtctgctaatgaccctcattagcatacagaggtgaaactcacatttcagtgaccccccccccccctttgaccTCTCACCAACAATTGTTGAGGAGCTCTGACCACatcccacagggttaataaactgggacatgaacagccaccttcagaaccgAAGAAGTCTCTGGGATGAGAGACCAAACggcttcaagaactttcttaaagtccagtggatcgacttaaacagctttggataaccttTGTTTATTGAAATCTAGTTTATCTTTGTATAGCACCCTTTGGCCTTCCTTAGTTTgtgaaatgaaatacatttaaaaacttgtttttagaGCGAGAATTAGAATACATGATTTATGTTCACCCCTTTTAAAATCTGGTTATTTGCCCCAGTCTTCTAGCTGGGTCATAacaaagaccatagatcaaagcattagctctgatctatggtcttacactggccttctccctcgtgtttctaatccggttcctgagagtaaaagtttaaatttgaccttgatctagttttctcaaggtcaaggtcatcatctcattttcacccctttgctgccccagtaatgtgcttttcgtttcatctttctatctgcaacagttgcggagacatttggtggactaacggacgaacactgacaattacaagacGCTGTAGTGACAGGAGAGTTAATTAGACTCTCCAGAgcaagagtcctgttgggtttgtctgttacAGGGCTTTGAagtgtgtgattgattgattaccgctttgaagcaggatgtaatcagACAGTACTGGGCTGAATGATCTCAACTCACTTTACAGCATTAAACTTCATTTGTTCACACAACCGTTTAAATACGATTTTTTACTTTGATTAATTTGACTAGTAAAGTAGAAACACCGTTGATCAGTTCTCTTGACACACCTGGACACCGGTTCAGATCCTCGTTCTGGTTGTGTTGTCTGATCACCCTCAGAGCTCGTTGGTACCCCTCACTGGACTCCTCCACGCCCAGGAGACCCACGTCGAACCCGTCCAGCACCACGAATCGGAACCCGGGGAACGGGCTGAAGTGGTAGGCGTACACATCCCCTCCGGGCTGGGCTTTGCCCTCCATCCGCCCGGTTCGCAGCCCGCTGTGGAGCCTGGAGCGCAGCAGCTCGCTCCTGCTGAAGTTGTACAGCTCGTGGTTCCCCCACACGTGGTGGACCTCCGGCGGGCCGGAGCCCAGCTCCTCCAGCACCGCGTCCAGGGCGCGCTCCGAGCTGCCGCGGCCCTTGTTGAAGCCGTCGATGATGTCTCCCAGCTGGAGGACGAACTCGGGCTTCACGGGCGACCCCGACCAGCTCTGCACGGCGTTCCGCAGCAGCTGGAGGCTGGACCGGTAGAACCGCGTCCTCGTTCGGTGGAAGTTGTGTCCGTCGTCGATGTCCGCGTACTGGATGTCGGCTATGACCCCGAACGTGAACAGGGGCGTCTGTTGCGCACGGCCGGCCATTGTCGGTATCCCGTTAAAGCCCCGCAGGAGTGTCCGGTGTCCACCGACAGGAACCGGGTCTGGAGCAACGCTCTCCAGTCGGTCTGTGTTCCCCGGAGAGGCGGCAGCCAGCGGGTCTGAACCAACCCACGCAGCTCCGCGTCCACGTCGGTCCTGAGAGTTACGCGTCAAAACGCGACTGAGGCATTGGGATCCTAATGCCTCcttatttttgtacatttttacatggttttgtttttatttatttgtttttctgataaTTTTCTCTATGCTGTAGTTTGTGGCACAAAGTTTTGCTTGAACTGTTCtcattagcattttttaaatccagtgTATTTAACTCTTACGCGTCATTTGTGCTCCATTATCCCCTCAGACCCATGGTGCAAACAACACAAGgtatgacacaaacacaaaggacgGGAAACATTTCAACACACTCTCTACTCCacatatgtcaaactcaaggcccgggggccaaatgtggcccgccacatcattttatgtggcccacgagagcactATAGGTccgagtgtctaaaaataaatagatcaaaagtgtgctttgagcaaaactacatttcccgcaatgcagtaattaaacccggtttaactttgacaaaaatgtttctatTGGCGGACGACGTCCGGAAGTGAGCTATGCCACGTGAATCTCGGACTTCGCGGGTGGTTCTGGAACGCAAGTTTTAAATGACcgtccattcaacaaaaaatattcacaatttttccatttctccactcaAATTTCAAACCCAGAAATTGCCATTATGTGTTGACCTCATGAGACTCACCTGGGCAActcttattaaaatcgaccaaatgGCAAAACAACGTCCGatcgttttacacgctgcagtgagagcaaggAGTTAGACCCTGGTATGTCCTGTTGGGCTTCTCtgtaaaggttgattgattgattgattgattgattgattgattgattgattgattgattgattgatttcattgattgattgattggttggttggttgattgattgattatcaccatgtgTCACGGctcgaacaagactggtggtgagAACCCAGAAGCACGAAAGACAAACGGGCAGGTCAAGAGTGTCAGAGCAGGTTTAATAAGGcagggttctggttctggggaatcagtccaaacagcagacgaaTCTGACAGATGGcaagcaaacaggcagagtccaataatcattttaattcattcatttgaaatgtgttctaaactaccaaactttttttttcaattttaaccctttaaataCCAGCTTAAAagtctgaagtttttttttttaaagaaacacaaaaacttaattttcatatacagtatacaatatAGTAGGAGGATGGGGATTTGGTGATTATCATCTGGATATGTCAAAGATAAGCAATAAACAAATCAATTTTActgaattcatatttttttatgtaaaaatgtaacatttctGCCTTCAGACGCATTCTGCACGACGGTGCTGCACTGAAAGTTTCAAAATGGCATCAGATTTCTTTGCAAGAGGCTTGGTGATGATTCCAAATGGagaaaatatttccatttatCAGATGCTGTGCACTGCGGACATGGTTCAATTCAGGCATCAGACACTGTAGGAGTAACTGGTTGTACTTGTTTTTACTTGTCTACCACAAACAATGGGGTTTTTTCTGTTTGGCTGTTTTTCAGTATGTGCCAGTTGGCATTAACACTAATGGAATAATTAAATACCGGTTCTGTCAGGAAGCCAAATTTAAATCCAAATTGGTTCAGCACGCGTCCTTCATTTTCTTATTAACTCACTAATGACTGAGATCTTAGTTACTGGTATTCAGATCATTATGTCATTGATGAAAATGTGAGTGGAAATGTATTACATTGGCCTTTAAAACTTTCTGAATGTGACATCACATAAAGTTTATTCAATAAAATTCCATTGTTGAACCAGAAGTCATCAAAgctaaagtttttaaaatgttttaatatccCAAATGTAGAACCTGTTAGTATATGAGCGAGTCCACGCCTAGAATGTTTTGGTCTGGGtgattttgtgtgtctttgtttctgtttccccTCCCTCGGTGTGTCTTTACCTTTCAGTGTGGGTGGCAGCAGACGTGTTTGACCTACTTTCATCAGTTGTCAGATTGGTACAACTACTTTCCCTGGTAATGACATCAGTGTTTGGTTGTGGATCTCCGGTGTTTCTTTTCCTGTTGCATTCCTTGAGAACTGCCCCCCTGCCTTGTTGTGATGTTGACTTGCCTCCTGCTTCCTGCCAACACCCCCTAgagctgcatgtgtctgtgggTTTTGCATGTTTATTCTTAACAGAATCAGTTTTAAGCTGcctttgtgtctcacgttaCAACTGGTCCTACTGTAGACTCACATCCTAACAAACAGCTTAACCCTGTGGACTGAGTGAAACTTGAATCTTTATTATTGAGACACTACATTCTTACAAATTATATATCATTATATCATTGCTTATTTTCTAACTTGTGTTCCATAAAATGAGAGATTACAGGATTTAGTTTTAGGTAAAACTGAGTAAAtcaagtttttctttaaaacaggGGAAAAAACTAATTCATAGAAGCCACTGCCCGTGAAATATGAACTTTTTAACTGTGATCTGAAGTGACACCTTGTAAATCTATGTGTGCAGCCAGAAGATGGTCAGCCCACAAATCCACTGCCCTCTCAGCTCCAAATTAGTTTACAGACCATTGAATTCCATCCGTGGAGACCCAGTCGAGCCACTGGTGGACGAGCTGCTGACAGCGTGTGGTGTTTTCACCGAACGCAACCAAAACAACTTGTCTAACTTGTTTTTCTCCACTACAGTCAATATTTACATCTGAATGTTTTTGAACCTGTCAAACAGACATGAGTGTTCAGTTGTGTGTATAGCAATAGACGTGTACGTctatatttctttgttttagtgGATAGGTTCAAGTTACTACAACCGTTGACCTCATAAAAGACAGAAGTTCAAATATACTGAAGTGCATAATATTATATacttataataaaataagtatGCATTATAACAATATAAGTATTTCATACTTATAATGtttaatcaagttttttttaaatttaattttcaagttatgaaaacagttttccaATACAGATGTAAATCACGGTAGTAGACAGCAGAAGATGCAGGTACTGAAGATGAGTAAATGTCTTTCAACCAGACAACAGACATACAAGGGGGGGTTGTGGTGATTTCCAATGAAGTAAAATTCTCCGACTAGCTAGTCGAGTGGCTGAAACACCGAATATGGCTATCACTGGGCATTGTTCCACAGCGGTTAAAATATGTGCAGGATTTTAAGGATGAAATTCCAATAATGTTCAGGTTTGGGGCAAAATGAAAGTGCATTAACGTTTGGATGACTGGCTGGATCACACAGGTGGATTCTCAGGTCTAACGTCCCTCCTCTGCCGGGGGCGCTTCTTTTTCATCTGCTGACAAACGAAAACACACATTCCAGTTCACACAAGTTCACACAAGGCCACATGTTGATCCTTCACCGGTAAGCTGCCGGCCACAAAGCAGCTACCAAGTTAAACCGACTCCTCGGACACGTCAGCAAACACTGAACATCAGCAGATCGCTGCGTTCACAGACCTCTGGTCCTCTTAAGTATTTTAGGATTTGTTCCTCTCACAGTTTAAGTCTAAAGCTCATATTTCTGTGacttaacaaaaagaaaagttgatTTTCTATTAATGTagacatataatttaaaaaatgtaataagcAATGTAATAcatttatgcaatttcctccgggattaataaagtatctatcta is part of the Antennarius striatus isolate MH-2024 chromosome 21, ASM4005453v1, whole genome shotgun sequence genome and encodes:
- the adprm gene encoding manganese-dependent ADP-ribose/CDP-alcohol diphosphatase; the encoded protein is MYKNKEALGSQCLSRVLTRNSQDRRGRGAAWVGSDPLAAASPGNTDRLESVAPDPVPVGGHRTLLRGFNGIPTMAGRAQQTPLFTFGVIADIQYADIDDGHNFHRTRTRFYRSSLQLLRNAVQSWSGSPVKPEFVLQLGDIIDGFNKGRGSSERALDAVLEELGSGPPEVHHVWGNHELYNFSRSELLRSRLHSGLRTGRMEGKAQPGGDVYAYHFSPFPGFRFVVLDGFDVGLLGVEESSEGYQRALRVIRQHNQNEDLNRCPGSGLQMRFSMFNGGFSKNQLDWLDSVLLSADEGRERVTVVCHLPVHPDSTEPNCLAWNYEELLALLRSHSSVVCFMAGHDHEGGYHQDKETGVHHITFEGVIETPPDSNAFATVSVYEDRMEMKGHGRIRDRVLLFPGCSETDDRIKCHTL